The following are from one region of the Orenia metallireducens genome:
- a CDS encoding outer membrane beta-barrel protein yields MKKIAVIFVALVIVLNAATAFANDRIGMGFDYMKLNYKYNDNLDQDMEAKQVRGSFRFTDEIALEADYSFGGYNNYINSDFQSIGLGLKKEFNIIPNTQFYLGVGGNYSNFKTDFFNQKLFTIESKSANLLFGVDRYLTDRIGFFVDVEYGLAGDYKVSSPLLENNNELEGDSLTDYEINSNYSLETGFSFNLAEDLTAKVGYRIKQENLKNKTFSVNLDTQDSNNVLDSYNITDIDRLTQGVFIGVETRF; encoded by the coding sequence ATGAAAAAAATCGCAGTAATATTTGTAGCCTTAGTTATAGTATTAAATGCTGCAACAGCCTTTGCTAATGACCGAATCGGTATGGGGTTTGATTATATGAAATTAAATTATAAATATAATGATAACCTCGATCAAGATATGGAAGCAAAGCAAGTACGTGGTTCTTTTAGATTTACTGATGAGATAGCTTTAGAAGCTGATTATTCCTTTGGTGGATATAATAATTATATCAATTCCGATTTTCAAAGTATTGGTTTAGGATTAAAGAAGGAGTTTAATATTATTCCAAATACTCAGTTTTATTTGGGTGTTGGAGGGAATTATTCTAACTTTAAGACTGACTTCTTTAATCAAAAGTTATTCACTATTGAAAGTAAGAGTGCAAATCTATTATTTGGGGTAGACAGATACTTAACTGATAGAATTGGATTCTTTGTAGATGTAGAGTATGGTTTAGCTGGTGATTATAAGGTGTCTTCACCATTATTAGAGAATAATAATGAGCTTGAAGGGGATAGTTTAACTGACTATGAAATCAATAGTAATTACTCTTTAGAAACTGGATTCAGCTTTAATTTGGCAGAAGATTTAACTGCTAAAGTTGGTTATAGAATCAAACAGGAGAATCTTAAAAATAAAACTTTCAGTGTAAACTTAGATACTCAAGATAGTAATAATGTTCTTGACAGTTATAATATCACAGATATTGACCGTTTAACTCAAGGTGTATTTATAGGTGTTGAAACTAGATTTTAA
- a CDS encoding nucleoside recognition domain-containing protein, protein MGEAIKRGIKKSWSTYLSLMKIIIPVYIAVTFLKYTGVIGYLDKIFSPMMKLVGMPGEAALALLTGYLMNIYGALGVIAGLDLGAREITILGTMLGLAHSLIIEGAIIKRIRVKLFPLISLRIMLSLISGVILNILL, encoded by the coding sequence ATGGGTGAAGCAATTAAAAGGGGAATTAAAAAATCTTGGAGTACTTATCTGTCTCTAATGAAAATTATTATTCCAGTTTATATAGCTGTAACTTTTCTGAAATATACAGGAGTTATAGGATATCTCGACAAAATCTTTAGCCCGATGATGAAGTTGGTAGGCATGCCAGGTGAAGCTGCCTTAGCATTATTAACGGGATATCTAATGAATATCTATGGTGCTTTAGGGGTAATTGCTGGTTTAGATTTGGGAGCAAGAGAGATTACTATCTTAGGTACTATGTTAGGATTAGCACACAGTTTAATTATTGAAGGGGCTATTATTAAAAGAATAAGAGTAAAGCTATTTCCTTTAATAAGTTTAAGGATAATGCTATCCTTAATCTCGGGAGTTATATTGAATATACTTTTATAA
- a CDS encoding nucleoside recognition domain-containing protein, translating into MDWTGFFSEVINGSLGMLKTVALILFPLLIGVEIVDDLGLLDKFSSLFAPILRNFKLPKDASLPLIVAQVFGITYGAGLIIRSVEEDRLSASELMTMAVFLMVCHAVVEDTLLFVAIGGNGLIMLGSRVVLAVFITYLYTRYFVKGEEVDIEVLSEAKCH; encoded by the coding sequence ATGGATTGGACAGGATTTTTTTCTGAAGTTATCAATGGAAGTTTAGGGATGTTAAAGACAGTAGCACTAATCTTATTTCCATTACTTATTGGTGTTGAAATAGTAGATGATCTTGGTTTGTTAGATAAATTCTCTAGTTTATTTGCACCTATCTTAAGGAATTTTAAGCTACCTAAAGATGCTAGTCTACCATTGATTGTGGCTCAGGTCTTTGGGATTACCTATGGGGCTGGACTTATTATTAGAAGTGTAGAAGAGGATAGATTATCTGCCTCAGAGTTGATGACTATGGCTGTATTTTTAATGGTCTGCCATGCCGTAGTTGAAGATACATTGTTATTTGTTGCTATCGGTGGAAATGGATTGATTATGTTAGGCTCTAGAGTAGTCTTGGCAGTATTTATTACTTATTTATATACAAGGTATTTTGTAAAAGGTGAAGAAGTAGATATAGAAGTTTTATCAGAAGCTAAGTGCCACTAA
- a CDS encoding DMT family transporter, with translation MKEFLSRRVKADLSLLFVVIIWGSTFAFMKDIFNKITPFYFLTLRFTFATLILGLIFYTKVKKLDLETLKYGLFAGVFLFGGYGLQVTGLGLTDASKAGFITGLAVVLVPILSAIIFKKMPELTTSVGVILATIGLGLLSFSGSLIFNLGDFLIFLSAFSLAVHILLVDRYVKSKDAILFAIIQIGTVALLSGIFTLIEDGYVWVNDINVWSNVIYMGLLATALAFIIQNKAQQFTTPTRTAIIFVMEPVFGALFAYLYLGELISAKGYWGGVLIVLGMLLAELKFENIKKLFINKNGINELN, from the coding sequence ATGAAAGAATTTTTATCAAGGCGTGTTAAAGCTGATTTATCATTATTATTTGTAGTTATAATCTGGGGGAGTACCTTTGCATTTATGAAGGATATCTTTAATAAAATTACTCCATTCTATTTTCTAACCTTAAGGTTCACCTTTGCAACGCTGATTTTGGGGTTAATCTTTTATACAAAGGTCAAGAAACTGGATTTAGAGACATTAAAGTATGGATTATTTGCTGGAGTATTTCTTTTTGGGGGCTATGGATTACAGGTTACAGGATTAGGGTTGACTGATGCTTCTAAAGCAGGCTTTATTACAGGGCTAGCAGTAGTTTTAGTACCAATTCTGTCAGCAATTATCTTTAAGAAGATGCCAGAATTAACAACATCTGTAGGGGTTATTTTGGCTACTATAGGGTTGGGTTTATTGAGTTTTAGTGGAAGTTTAATATTCAATTTAGGGGATTTTTTGATCTTTTTATCAGCCTTCTCTTTGGCAGTACATATACTTTTAGTCGATAGATATGTTAAGAGTAAAGACGCAATTTTATTTGCCATTATTCAAATTGGAACAGTAGCTTTATTGAGTGGAATCTTTACTTTGATTGAAGATGGCTATGTTTGGGTGAATGACATTAATGTTTGGAGTAATGTAATATATATGGGCTTACTTGCTACAGCTTTAGCTTTTATTATTCAGAATAAGGCTCAGCAATTTACAACCCCAACAAGAACAGCAATTATTTTTGTAATGGAGCCAGTCTTTGGAGCTTTATTTGCTTACCTCTATCTTGGAGAGCTAATCAGTGCAAAGGGATATTGGGGAGGGGTTTTAATTGTATTAGGGATGTTATTGGCTGAGTTAAAGTTTGAAAATATTAAAAAGTTATTTATAAATAAAAATGGAATAAATGAACTCAACTAA
- a CDS encoding flavodoxin domain-containing protein: protein MKILLVYASKYGATKKAAEKLAEYLGDSVKLVNLKEGNLKGIRLKDYDTIAIGGSIYTGRIQKEVTKFCSDYKSEIISKKLGLFICCGNEQEFDNQLRNSFEQELINHAITKGYFGYEYNLKKMNFLFKMIIKKIANITKSESAIADNNIKDFAAKLVVEDN from the coding sequence GTGAAAATATTACTTGTTTATGCTAGCAAATATGGTGCTACTAAAAAGGCGGCAGAAAAATTGGCTGAATATTTAGGAGATAGTGTTAAATTAGTTAATTTGAAAGAAGGGAATTTAAAAGGGATAAGGTTAAAAGATTATGATACAATTGCAATTGGTGGTTCTATCTATACTGGAAGAATTCAAAAGGAAGTAACTAAATTCTGTTCAGATTATAAGTCAGAAATTATAAGTAAAAAACTAGGATTATTTATCTGCTGTGGTAATGAGCAAGAGTTTGATAATCAATTAAGGAATTCCTTTGAGCAAGAGCTTATTAATCATGCAATTACAAAAGGTTATTTTGGCTATGAATATAATCTTAAGAAGATGAACTTCTTGTTTAAGATGATAATTAAAAAGATTGCTAATATAACCAAGAGTGAGTCTGCTATAGCGGATAATAATATTAAAGATTTTGCAGCTAAACTAGTAGTAGAAGATAATTAA
- a CDS encoding FMN-binding protein, with the protein MRVFKLREVLYLLLALIITMSLTGCRELEDIEINDINLGEIEDGQYIGEYTTTLVAAKVAVKVKDHKVVSIDILEHRNGRGQKAERIVDSVIRQQSLKLDVISGATGSSKVILKAIENALSKEKSLKRRS; encoded by the coding sequence ATGAGAGTATTTAAATTAAGGGAGGTTCTTTATTTGCTTTTAGCTTTAATAATTACAATGAGTTTAACAGGATGTAGAGAATTAGAAGATATAGAAATCAATGATATAAATCTTGGAGAAATAGAGGATGGGCAATATATTGGTGAATATACCACTACACTTGTGGCGGCAAAGGTCGCAGTTAAAGTTAAAGACCATAAAGTAGTTAGTATCGATATTTTAGAACATAGGAATGGGCGTGGTCAAAAGGCAGAAAGGATAGTAGATTCAGTGATTAGGCAACAGAGCCTAAAGTTAGATGTCATTTCTGGTGCAACTGGGAGTAGTAAGGTTATCTTAAAAGCAATTGAGAATGCGTTATCTAAAGAAAAATCATTAAAAAGGAGGAGTTAA
- a CDS encoding flavodoxin domain-containing protein: MGEQSKKVAVIYKSKYGSTKQYAQWIARRVQGDLLENFRVKVDDLQDYDTIVLGGSLHAVGIKGVELITDNFRELKNKQIIVFAVGCSPVTEEAINHIINHNFTEEIKERINFFYLRGAFNYKKLNLIDKLLMLALKFKIKMQKKGELDEDTKALLDSYDNPVDFTDEEAIAPIIESINK; the protein is encoded by the coding sequence ATGGGAGAGCAGAGTAAAAAGGTTGCAGTTATTTATAAATCTAAGTATGGAAGTACCAAACAATATGCACAATGGATAGCTAGGAGGGTACAAGGGGATTTATTGGAAAACTTTAGGGTGAAGGTGGATGATTTACAGGATTACGATACTATAGTTTTAGGTGGTTCTTTACATGCGGTAGGAATTAAAGGGGTTGAATTGATTACAGATAATTTTAGAGAATTAAAGAATAAGCAGATTATAGTATTTGCAGTTGGCTGCTCACCTGTAACAGAAGAGGCTATCAATCATATTATTAATCATAACTTTACAGAAGAGATTAAAGAAAGGATAAACTTCTTCTATTTAAGAGGTGCCTTTAATTATAAGAAGTTAAACTTGATTGATAAGCTACTAATGCTTGCCTTAAAGTTTAAGATAAAGATGCAAAAAAAAGGAGAGTTGGATGAAGACACTAAAGCATTGCTAGATAGTTATGATAATCCAGTAGATTTTACTGATGAAGAGGCAATTGCTCCGATTATTGAATCTATAAACAAATAA
- a CDS encoding BamA/TamA family outer membrane protein → MKKLFLLIALIILSTSLVWAAEPESKTISVPIIASSPETGVMLGGMAIYLKKADQETLKVDLGAMYTQEEQTNIFLVSDKSYGDKEIGLAVSYQDWISKFYGIGNNTDYDNEEDYDYKGFKVKGSISKEIIKNNYLGIITSYEDYNIKLDKKIEGIEGTDGIDLFGFGFKYSYDTRDRKMNTRSGHYFNYEAEAYNHDLINYKFIKHELDYRIFKQLYNHHVIGFQTMLELNRGDVPFQKLSSLGNGDIMRGFLDGRYIDKNKFAAQIEYRYPIYKKFDGIAFASIGEVYNQNFEIDELKESYGLGVRYNLDDKEGINLRFDLAFGGNDTKVYINLGEAF, encoded by the coding sequence ATGAAAAAATTATTTTTACTAATTGCCTTAATCATTTTAAGTACTAGCCTTGTTTGGGCAGCAGAACCAGAAAGTAAGACGATTTCAGTCCCAATCATAGCTAGTAGCCCAGAAACAGGAGTGATGTTAGGAGGGATGGCTATCTATTTAAAGAAGGCAGACCAAGAGACGCTCAAGGTGGATTTAGGAGCAATGTATACTCAAGAAGAACAAACCAATATATTTTTGGTAAGTGATAAAAGTTATGGTGATAAGGAGATAGGTTTAGCCGTTAGTTATCAAGATTGGATTTCAAAATTTTATGGTATAGGAAATAATACAGATTATGATAATGAAGAAGATTATGATTATAAAGGCTTTAAAGTAAAGGGAAGTATTAGTAAAGAGATAATAAAGAATAATTATTTGGGAATTATCACAAGCTATGAAGATTATAATATAAAGTTGGATAAGAAGATAGAAGGGATTGAAGGGACTGATGGAATAGATTTATTTGGGTTTGGGTTTAAATATTCTTATGATACTAGAGATAGGAAAATGAATACCAGAAGTGGTCATTATTTCAATTATGAGGCAGAAGCCTATAATCATGATTTGATAAATTATAAATTTATTAAACATGAGCTGGATTACAGGATCTTTAAACAGCTATATAATCATCATGTAATAGGTTTTCAAACTATGTTAGAACTTAATCGAGGAGATGTACCTTTTCAAAAATTATCTTCTCTTGGTAATGGTGACATTATGAGAGGTTTTCTAGATGGAAGGTATATAGATAAGAATAAATTTGCTGCTCAAATCGAATATAGATATCCAATTTATAAAAAGTTTGATGGGATAGCATTTGCTTCAATAGGAGAAGTATATAATCAAAATTTTGAGATAGATGAATTAAAAGAAAGTTATGGATTAGGAGTCAGATATAATTTAGATGATAAAGAGGGTATTAATCTAAGGTTCGACCTAGCTTTTGGTGGGAATGATACTAAGGTTTATATAAATCTTGGAGAGGCTTTTTAA
- the ltaE gene encoding low-specificity L-threonine aldolase: MKVIDLRSDTVTKPTTKMREVMAYAEVGDDVYGEDPTINKLEQKAAELVGKEAALFVASGTMGNLLAVMTHTQPGNEIILGKNSHIFQYEVGGLAKLAGVQARTLDDSEGIFSTKDLLSAIRGEDIHYPESGLVCLENTHNKAGGVAIPKNKIDEISKTAHQHNIPVHLDGARIFNAVTELEEQVIDLVAEVDSVMFCLSKGLAAPVGSILAGTQEFIDKARKNRKMLGGGMRQAGILAAAALVAIEEMIDRLALDHDLAKKLAEGIDSKVVTLESVNSNFVILKVNEQLYDTKGLITELDRKGIKVSQFGSDLLRVVTHKDISKEDIDRVIDIFSEL, from the coding sequence ATGAAGGTAATTGATTTGCGCAGTGACACAGTTACCAAGCCAACAACCAAGATGAGAGAGGTTATGGCTTATGCTGAAGTAGGTGATGATGTCTATGGTGAAGACCCTACTATCAATAAATTGGAGCAGAAAGCAGCAGAATTAGTTGGTAAAGAGGCAGCCTTATTTGTAGCAAGTGGAACTATGGGGAATTTATTAGCAGTAATGACCCATACTCAGCCTGGTAATGAGATTATTTTGGGGAAGAACTCTCATATATTTCAATATGAAGTAGGAGGCCTTGCTAAGTTAGCAGGAGTGCAAGCTAGAACTTTAGATGATAGTGAAGGTATCTTCTCTACTAAAGATTTATTATCAGCTATTAGAGGTGAAGATATCCATTATCCAGAAAGTGGTCTAGTCTGTTTAGAGAATACCCATAATAAGGCTGGTGGAGTAGCTATCCCAAAGAATAAGATAGATGAGATTTCTAAGACTGCCCATCAGCATAATATCCCTGTCCATTTAGATGGAGCTAGAATCTTTAATGCAGTAACTGAGCTAGAAGAGCAGGTTATAGATTTAGTTGCAGAGGTTGATTCAGTAATGTTCTGTCTATCCAAAGGATTAGCAGCTCCAGTCGGTTCTATCTTAGCAGGTACTCAAGAGTTTATTGATAAAGCTAGAAAGAATCGTAAGATGCTAGGTGGTGGAATGAGACAAGCAGGTATCTTAGCTGCAGCAGCATTGGTAGCTATAGAAGAGATGATAGATAGATTAGCATTAGACCATGATTTAGCTAAGAAGTTAGCTGAAGGCATAGATTCAAAAGTAGTGACCCTTGAATCTGTCAATAGTAACTTTGTAATCTTGAAGGTTAATGAGCAGTTATATGATACTAAAGGTTTAATAACAGAATTGGATAGAAAAGGAATCAAAGTTAGTCAGTTTGGTTCAGACTTACTTAGGGTAGTTACCCATAAAGATATTAGTAAAGAGGATATTGACAGAGTAATTGACATTTTTTCAGAATTATAA
- a CDS encoding shikimate dehydrogenase: MEKVILEDNLAEISLTGLFGYPVEHSFSPAMHNSAFKERNLNSLYLPFAIKPENVEEAVKGIKALNLRGVNVTIPHKQAVIPYLDELSEEAELIGAVNTIENRDGRLIGYNTDGRGFIRSLKEEGDFEVKGKKALIIGAGGAARAVVFQLVLEGIDKVYISDLDQELAQTLADDVNNRVDSAKVVVISSKKVDETVVKVDLVVNATPVGMYPKVDVKPVVSAEVLHKNLVVYDLVYNPVETVLLKAAKKAGAKAVSGLGMLLYQGAIAFEIWTGVDAPIKVMRAALEEKLGL; the protein is encoded by the coding sequence ATGGAGAAGGTTATATTAGAAGACAATTTAGCAGAGATAAGTTTAACAGGGTTATTTGGTTATCCAGTAGAGCATTCTTTTTCACCAGCGATGCATAACAGTGCTTTTAAGGAGAGAAATTTAAACTCTTTATATCTTCCCTTTGCCATCAAGCCAGAGAATGTAGAAGAAGCAGTCAAGGGCATTAAAGCCTTAAACCTTAGAGGGGTAAATGTAACTATTCCTCATAAGCAAGCAGTAATACCTTATCTTGATGAGTTATCAGAAGAGGCAGAGTTAATTGGAGCAGTCAATACTATTGAAAATAGAGATGGAAGGCTGATAGGGTATAATACCGATGGAAGAGGTTTTATCAGATCATTGAAGGAAGAAGGAGACTTTGAAGTTAAGGGCAAGAAGGCTCTAATCATAGGTGCAGGAGGGGCAGCAAGAGCTGTTGTTTTCCAATTAGTTCTAGAAGGAATCGACAAAGTTTATATCTCTGATTTAGATCAAGAGCTTGCTCAAACTTTAGCAGATGATGTTAATAATAGAGTTGATTCAGCTAAGGTAGTGGTTATCTCTTCTAAGAAGGTAGATGAGACTGTAGTTAAAGTAGATCTAGTAGTAAATGCTACTCCAGTAGGGATGTATCCTAAGGTAGATGTCAAACCAGTAGTAAGTGCTGAAGTATTACACAAGAACTTAGTTGTTTATGATTTGGTCTATAACCCTGTTGAGACAGTCTTGTTAAAGGCTGCTAAAAAGGCTGGTGCGAAAGCTGTAAGTGGTTTAGGAATGCTACTATATCAAGGGGCAATAGCCTTTGAAATTTGGACTGGTGTAGATGCTCCAATCAAAGTGATGAGAGCTGCATTAGAAGAAAAGTTAGGATTGTAA
- a CDS encoding IS701 family transposase, producing the protein MINIPNNSINQTLKQYLLKYRSIFTKPSFQIFHWLVLAIISMEEIRSINFLYDNFISKYSNKALNSFYYFLSYTNFSIEKLMLCTLRIVLNLINVSQRDTTIFLSIDDTLQAKYGNKFDCYYRIFDHTSRTGSSYLKGHCFVSLVINIPLKHKGQIRYLSLPIGYKLYDKSKSKLELASKLIDTVMNLLESYQVILLCDSWYTKGSVLNTVSSYDNLDLIGAVRKDTAIFDLPPKHNGKRGRPRLRGDKLDIHAFSYEKANKYFISTRKVMTRLFKVPVYITVTTKDIDKFSSTRLFICTITPDEINIFKNHDVEKTKYDNTDFKQVPLCAYNIRWNIEVIFYQHKFFWSFGNYMVRNKKAIERYVNLLAITYTFVSVLPFIDLKFEQYKFKSPQVIKRTIADRLTKELIFDSFVSSLESSKIYSKIHKAINSFLQDDKIA; encoded by the coding sequence ATGATTAATATTCCCAATAATTCAATAAACCAAACATTAAAACAATATTTATTAAAATATCGTTCTATTTTCACAAAACCAAGTTTTCAAATATTTCATTGGCTAGTATTGGCTATAATTTCTATGGAAGAAATAAGATCTATAAATTTTTTATATGATAATTTCATTAGTAAGTATAGCAATAAGGCTTTAAATTCTTTTTACTACTTTTTATCTTATACTAATTTCTCTATAGAAAAGTTAATGCTTTGTACTTTACGAATAGTACTTAACTTAATTAATGTATCCCAACGGGATACAACAATATTCCTAAGTATAGATGATACTTTACAAGCAAAGTATGGTAATAAATTTGACTGTTATTATAGGATTTTCGACCATACCAGTAGAACAGGAAGTTCTTATCTAAAAGGACATTGTTTTGTATCTCTAGTTATTAATATTCCTTTAAAACATAAGGGGCAAATTAGATATTTAAGTTTGCCAATAGGCTATAAACTCTATGATAAAAGTAAGAGTAAACTTGAATTAGCCTCAAAATTAATAGATACTGTAATGAATTTGTTGGAATCATACCAAGTTATCCTTTTATGTGACAGTTGGTACACTAAAGGTTCTGTTCTTAATACTGTTAGTTCTTACGATAACTTAGATTTAATAGGTGCAGTAAGAAAAGATACTGCAATTTTTGATTTGCCACCTAAACATAATGGAAAGCGTGGTAGACCTAGACTTAGAGGTGACAAATTAGATATTCATGCCTTTTCTTATGAAAAGGCTAATAAATATTTCATTTCTACTCGAAAGGTGATGACTAGACTCTTTAAAGTTCCAGTATATATTACAGTTACAACTAAAGATATTGATAAATTTTCTTCTACAAGGTTATTTATTTGTACTATTACTCCAGATGAGATTAATATTTTTAAAAATCACGATGTCGAAAAAACCAAATATGATAATACTGATTTTAAGCAAGTACCACTTTGTGCTTATAATATTAGATGGAATATAGAAGTTATCTTTTATCAGCATAAATTTTTCTGGTCTTTTGGCAACTATATGGTAAGAAATAAAAAAGCTATAGAAAGGTATGTTAATTTACTCGCCATTACTTATACTTTTGTTTCAGTACTACCATTTATAGACCTAAAATTTGAGCAATATAAATTTAAAAGTCCTCAAGTAATAAAAAGAACTATAGCTGATAGACTTACTAAGGAATTAATTTTTGATAGTTTCGTATCTTCACTCGAAAGTAGCAAAATTTATTCTAAGATTCATAAAGCTATTAACTCTTTTCTACAAGATGACAAGATTGCATAG
- a CDS encoding pilus assembly FimT family protein has protein sequence MLKHEEGFTLVEVMMVVAIIGVLTSLSYPKFKGYVDYLELATVTNNLVIDLQWARQQSIIKKVRHGIVFYQSDNKYQVVKDKGTNQIIKEVDLKDSKVKLGEITFSSSTGEKEVFFKVLGNLDGGNGSIELVKVGYGRKKITFSSNAGELNIE, from the coding sequence ATGTTAAAACACGAAGAAGGATTTACCTTAGTAGAAGTGATGATGGTAGTTGCCATTATTGGTGTCTTAACTTCATTATCTTATCCAAAGTTTAAGGGGTATGTTGACTACTTAGAATTAGCCACTGTTACAAATAATTTAGTTATCGACTTACAGTGGGCAAGGCAACAATCTATTATTAAAAAGGTTCGTCATGGGATTGTCTTCTATCAATCTGATAATAAATATCAGGTTGTTAAAGATAAAGGCACTAATCAAATAATTAAGGAGGTAGATTTAAAGGATAGTAAGGTGAAATTAGGTGAGATAACCTTTTCATCTAGTACTGGAGAAAAAGAGGTCTTCTTTAAAGTTCTTGGTAACTTGGATGGGGGTAATGGCAGTATAGAGCTAGTCAAAGTAGGATATGGTAGAAAAAAGATAACATTCTCTTCTAATGCAGGGGAGTTGAATATAGAGTAG
- a CDS encoding type IV pilus modification PilV family protein, translating to MNYNFNNEAGFTMIELLIAISILGVVLLPLTDMLIDNTSKVIEAKQMTIAINLARLKLEEQRVKAFEDISSRALTEMDEESFNNYKYSVEVNNIKTKVKKVVVKVYFKENIKAELLTFIRDM from the coding sequence ATGAATTATAATTTCAATAATGAAGCTGGATTTACTATGATTGAACTACTAATAGCTATTTCAATTTTAGGAGTAGTATTACTTCCTTTAACAGATATGCTAATTGATAACACCAGCAAGGTAATAGAGGCTAAGCAAATGACTATAGCTATCAATTTAGCTAGATTGAAGCTAGAAGAGCAAAGAGTTAAAGCTTTTGAAGATATTAGTAGTAGAGCTTTAACTGAGATGGACGAGGAGAGTTTTAATAATTATAAATATTCAGTTGAAGTTAATAATATCAAAACAAAGGTTAAAAAGGTTGTAGTAAAGGTTTATTTTAAGGAGAATATCAAGGCTGAATTACTTACTTTTATAAGGGATATGTAG
- a CDS encoding PilW family protein: protein MIIVRNDSGYTLIEIMFVTVILGIVSSSLYRVNRNISNTWKYNKLQAGLQQELRISMNMVVTNLQQARFIKSVESSLTSKIVYIDQKGEKKKIYYKSEGGLCLDYDYNIISNRISCFSLKLVNNLLYITLKIEKQNKEELLKTAIKIRPEQLNL, encoded by the coding sequence ATGATAATAGTCAGGAATGATAGTGGATATACACTTATAGAGATAATGTTTGTTACTGTTATTTTAGGGATAGTAAGCTCTTCTTTATATCGAGTCAATCGAAATATCTCTAATACTTGGAAATATAATAAGTTACAAGCTGGTCTACAGCAGGAGTTAAGGATAAGTATGAATATGGTAGTTACTAATTTACAGCAAGCTAGATTTATAAAGAGTGTTGAGAGTAGTTTAACTTCTAAGATTGTTTATATAGACCAAAAAGGAGAGAAGAAGAAAATATATTATAAATCAGAAGGCGGGCTCTGTTTAGACTATGATTATAATATTATCAGTAATAGGATTAGCTGTTTTAGTTTAAAACTGGTAAATAACCTGTTGTATATTACTTTGAAAATTGAGAAACAGAATAAAGAGGAGTTATTAAAGACAGCAATAAAGATTAGACCTGAACAATTAAATCTTTAA
- a CDS encoding helix-hairpin-helix domain-containing protein, with the protein MKVHEDGYALILVFVMLTIFALLFPAILRLSITEFVIAKNLQEGVKDYYLIEGVVDLGTNEIHDELEDLIIDKGYISAEDLQSLNKEESLEIFDNNHNLIIKYKILEIVDESSKININTASREMLKSLNGVGDTIADDIIAKREFNTVEELSQVSGIGEIDSETYNQIKGDITVRSDGRININTASILVLESLSGIGDTLAENIKVARPFANKEDINGVDGIGEVIYSNLEDKIKVTSHSFKVILEISVEDKGIKRKITRFIELE; encoded by the coding sequence ATGAAAGTACACGAGGATGGATATGCCTTAATTTTAGTGTTTGTAATGTTAACAATCTTTGCACTTCTCTTTCCAGCGATATTGAGATTGAGTATAACTGAATTTGTTATAGCTAAGAATCTTCAAGAGGGTGTAAAGGATTATTATTTAATAGAAGGAGTAGTTGATTTAGGAACAAATGAGATTCATGATGAGTTAGAGGATTTAATCATAGATAAGGGGTATATTAGCGCTGAAGATTTGCAGTCTCTAAATAAAGAGGAGAGTTTAGAAATATTTGATAATAATCATAATCTGATAATTAAATATAAAATTCTTGAGATAGTAGATGAGAGTAGCAAGATTAATATCAATACTGCTAGTAGAGAGATGTTAAAGTCCTTAAATGGAGTAGGAGATACTATAGCAGATGATATCATTGCTAAGAGAGAGTTTAATACTGTTGAAGAGTTATCTCAAGTCAGTGGGATAGGTGAAATTGACAGTGAGACCTATAATCAGATAAAAGGTGATATTACAGTTAGGTCTGATGGAAGGATAAATATTAATACTGCTTCTATTCTGGTTTTGGAATCTTTAAGTGGTATCGGTGATACCTTGGCTGAGAATATCAAAGTTGCCAGACCTTTTGCTAATAAGGAGGACATTAACGGGGTCGATGGAATTGGTGAAGTTATCTACTCTAATTTAGAGGATAAAATCAAAGTAACTTCACATAGTTTCAAAGTAATATTAGAAATAAGTGTTGAAGATAAGGGAATTAAGAGGAAGATAACAAGGTTTATAGAATTAGAGTGA